A window of Zingiber officinale cultivar Zhangliang chromosome 5A, Zo_v1.1, whole genome shotgun sequence contains these coding sequences:
- the LOC121981377 gene encoding gamma-tubulin complex component 3-like isoform X1: MDDPQILDLIKELVVRLLSPTGSPSRIAADELPRALRFAHRLLSSCMAPSIAPDELAMAESIKRQMASSGRSSEALAFADLHTKLSARSAAPGAIRNRWALLYLLKSLSDSRRRETLLTSPANIGLPALPLDPQPSHQSPTAAKKFLPPSGGILLVSKDPENIREIALREYADLVMDESEATESAIVRDILFVCQGIDGRYVRFDKMANCYDLPESLKLPRAMKTMVRKLCELGWLFRKVRGFITESMSCFPAEEIGTVGQAFCSALQDELSDYYKLLAVLESHSSNPIPTPGSISGVPGNYLSMRRLQVWLAEPTVRMRLMAVLVDGCRALRGGAMAGAIHEQAHHGDPLVQDFMGRLLLRACSPLFEMVRSWVLEGELEDMFSEFFIQSQAVKAEALWQEGYQIQAAMLPSFISPSLAQRILRTGKSINFLKVCCEDTGWAAAASEAAAHVGKTTRRGGIVYGETDALEALVVEAAKRIDSHLLNVIHKHYRFKDHCLAIKRYLLLGQGDFVQYLMDIVGPELSEPANTISSFQLAGLLETAIRASNAQYDDHDILDRLKVKMMEHSDGDRGWDVFSLEYDARVPLDTVFTAIVMKKYLKIFNFLWKLRRVEHALVGVWKMMKPNSIISCIFTKEGASVKTQFVSILRRCQVLWNEMNHFVTNFQYYIMFEVLEVSWAHFSEEMDAARDLDDLLAAHDKYLNSIVEKSLLGERSLGIFKILFDLFDLILRFRRHAERWFESIFELQQRGRGKSRTKNKEHGSWLDGGRKAIMQQAGQFLKLMSEDLDKIAKEYSTSLDAFIYQLPMQQHVDLKFLLFRLDFTEYYTRLSPSK, translated from the exons ATGGACGATCCCCAAATCCTCGATCTTATCAAGGAGCTCGTCGTTCGCCTCCTCTCTCCTACAGGTTCCCCCTCTCGAATCGCTGCTGATGAGCTGCCCCGCGCTCTCCGTTTCGCCCATCGCTTGCTCTCCAGCTGCATGGCACCTTCCATCGCCCCTGACGAGCTCGCCATGGCCGAGTCTATCAAGCGCCAAATGGCTTCGTCCGGTCGCTCTTCGGAAGCTCTTGCCTTCGCGGACCTCCACACCAAGCTCTCCGCCCGATCCGCCGCCCCCGGCGCAATCCGCAACCGTTGGGCACTCCTATATCTCCTCAAATCTCTCTCTGACTCCCGCCGGCGCGAAACACTTCTTACTTCGCCGGCTAACATCGGCCTCCCTGCTCTCCCACTTGATCCGCAGCCCAGCCACCAATCGCCTACTGCTGCCAAGAAATTTCTACCTCCTTCTGGAGGTATTCTCCTTGTATCCAAAGATCCTGAGAACATTCGCGAGATCGCACTCAGAGAATATGCAGATCTGGTCATGGACGAATCCGAGGCGACTGAGTCTGCCATCGTGAGGGACATCCTCTTTGTTTGCCAGGGGATTGACGGCCGATACGTGAGATTTGACAAGATGGCAAACTGTTATGATTTACCCGAGTCGTTGAAGCTTCCAAGAGCCATGAAAACAATGGTCCGCAAGCTCTGTGAACTTGGATGGCTCTTCAGAAAGGTAAGGGGTTTCATTACTGAAAGTATGAGTTGCTTTCCTGCTGAGGAGATTGGCACTGTTGGTCAGGCTTTCTGCTCCGCTCTTCAGGATGAGCTTTCAGACTATTACAAACTCTTGGCTGTGCTTGAATCCCACTCTTCAAATCCAATTCCAACTCCAGGATCCATTTCTGGAGTGCCAGGTAACTACTTATCTATGCGGCGGCTTCAAGTCTGGCTTGCTGAACCAACCGTGAGGATGAGATTGATGGCAGTTCTGGTCGATGGCTGTCGAGCTCTGAGAGGTGGGGCAATGGCTGGAGCAATACATGAGCAGGCACACCATGGGGATCCTTTAGTGCAGGATTTCATGGGTCGTCTATTGCTGAGGGCATGCTCACCTCTGTTTGAGATGGTCCGGAGTTGGGTTTTGGAGGGTGAATTGGAGGACATGTTCTCTGAGTTCTTCATACAGAGCCAAGCGGTTAAGGCGGAGGCTTTATGGCAAGAAGGCTACCAAATTCAGGCAGCAATGCTgccttcttttatttctccttctttagCACAGAGGATCTTGAGGACAGGGAAGTCAATTAACTTCCTCAAAGTTTGCTGTGAAGACACTGGTTGGGCTGCTGCTGCCTCAGAAGCAGCAGCTCATGTTGGGAAAACAACTAGAAGGGGTGGGATTGTATATGGGGAGACAGATGCTTTAGAAGCACTTGTTGTTGAGGCAGCTAAACGGATTGATAGCCACTTGCTGAATGTGATTCATAAGCATTATCGGTTCAAAGATCATTGTCTTGCAATCAAAAGGTATTTACTTCTTGGCCAGGGTGACTTTGTGCAGTACttgatggatattgttggtccagaGCTCTCTGAGCCAGCCAACACTATAAGCTCATTCCAGTTGGCTGGTTTGCTAGAGACTGCAATCCGTGCATCCAATGCACAGTATGATGATCACGATATTTTAGACCGTCTGAAGGTAAAAATGATGGAGCATAGTGATGGTGATAGAGGATGGGATGTTTTCTCTTTGGAGTATGATGCAAGGGTGCCTCTAGACACAGTATTTACAGCAATTGTCATGAAGAAATacttgaaaattttcaattttttatggAAACTCAGAAGGGTTGAGCATGCATTGGTTGGGGTATGGAAGATGATGAAGCCAAATTCCATAATTTCTTGTATATTCACCAAAGAAGGTGCATCTGTCAAGACTCAGTTTGTCTCCATTCTTCGAAGATGCCAAGTACTATGGAATGAGATGAATCATTTTGTGACAAACTTTCAATACTATATCATGTTTGAGGTTCTAGAGGTTTCATGGGCACACTTTTCAGAAGAAATGGATGCTGCAAGAGATTTGGATGATCTTCTTGCTGCTCACGATAAGTATCTCAATTCAATTGTTGAGAAGTCTCTTTTGGGGGAACGATCGCTGGGCATTTTTAAGATCCTCTTTGATCTGTTTGATCTTATTTTGCGTTTTCGAAGACATGCAGAGAGGTGGTTTGAAAGTATATTTGAACTGCAACAAAG AGGGAGAGGCAAATCAAGGACAAAAAATAAGGAACATGGTTCTTGGCTTGATGGTGGTAGGAAAGCCATCATGCAACAAGCTGGACAATTTCTTAAGTTAATGAGTGAAGATCTGGACAAAATAGCTAAAGAATATTCAACGTCACTTGATGCTTTTATTTATCAGTTACCAATGCAACAACATGTTGATTTGAAGTTCCTTCTCTTTCGTTTAGACTTTACTGAATACTACACTCGGCTTTCACCTAGTAAGTAG
- the LOC121981377 gene encoding gamma-tubulin complex component 3-like isoform X2 yields the protein MDDPQILDLIKELVVRLLSPTGSPSRIAADELPRALRFAHRLLSSCMAPSIAPDELAMAESIKRQMASSGRSSEALAFADLHTKLSARSAAPGAIRNRWALLYLLKSLSDSRRRETLLTSPANIGLPALPLDPQPSHQSPTAAKKFLPPSGGILLVSKDPENIREIALREYADLVMDESEATESAIVRDILFVCQGIDGRYVRFDKMANCYDLPESLKLPRAMKTMVRKLCELGWLFRKAFCSALQDELSDYYKLLAVLESHSSNPIPTPGSISGVPGNYLSMRRLQVWLAEPTVRMRLMAVLVDGCRALRGGAMAGAIHEQAHHGDPLVQDFMGRLLLRACSPLFEMVRSWVLEGELEDMFSEFFIQSQAVKAEALWQEGYQIQAAMLPSFISPSLAQRILRTGKSINFLKVCCEDTGWAAAASEAAAHVGKTTRRGGIVYGETDALEALVVEAAKRIDSHLLNVIHKHYRFKDHCLAIKRYLLLGQGDFVQYLMDIVGPELSEPANTISSFQLAGLLETAIRASNAQYDDHDILDRLKVKMMEHSDGDRGWDVFSLEYDARVPLDTVFTAIVMKKYLKIFNFLWKLRRVEHALVGVWKMMKPNSIISCIFTKEGASVKTQFVSILRRCQVLWNEMNHFVTNFQYYIMFEVLEVSWAHFSEEMDAARDLDDLLAAHDKYLNSIVEKSLLGERSLGIFKILFDLFDLILRFRRHAERWFESIFELQQRGRGKSRTKNKEHGSWLDGGRKAIMQQAGQFLKLMSEDLDKIAKEYSTSLDAFIYQLPMQQHVDLKFLLFRLDFTEYYTRLSPSK from the exons ATGGACGATCCCCAAATCCTCGATCTTATCAAGGAGCTCGTCGTTCGCCTCCTCTCTCCTACAGGTTCCCCCTCTCGAATCGCTGCTGATGAGCTGCCCCGCGCTCTCCGTTTCGCCCATCGCTTGCTCTCCAGCTGCATGGCACCTTCCATCGCCCCTGACGAGCTCGCCATGGCCGAGTCTATCAAGCGCCAAATGGCTTCGTCCGGTCGCTCTTCGGAAGCTCTTGCCTTCGCGGACCTCCACACCAAGCTCTCCGCCCGATCCGCCGCCCCCGGCGCAATCCGCAACCGTTGGGCACTCCTATATCTCCTCAAATCTCTCTCTGACTCCCGCCGGCGCGAAACACTTCTTACTTCGCCGGCTAACATCGGCCTCCCTGCTCTCCCACTTGATCCGCAGCCCAGCCACCAATCGCCTACTGCTGCCAAGAAATTTCTACCTCCTTCTGGAGGTATTCTCCTTGTATCCAAAGATCCTGAGAACATTCGCGAGATCGCACTCAGAGAATATGCAGATCTGGTCATGGACGAATCCGAGGCGACTGAGTCTGCCATCGTGAGGGACATCCTCTTTGTTTGCCAGGGGATTGACGGCCGATACGTGAGATTTGACAAGATGGCAAACTGTTATGATTTACCCGAGTCGTTGAAGCTTCCAAGAGCCATGAAAACAATGGTCCGCAAGCTCTGTGAACTTGGATGGCTCTTCAGAAAG GCTTTCTGCTCCGCTCTTCAGGATGAGCTTTCAGACTATTACAAACTCTTGGCTGTGCTTGAATCCCACTCTTCAAATCCAATTCCAACTCCAGGATCCATTTCTGGAGTGCCAGGTAACTACTTATCTATGCGGCGGCTTCAAGTCTGGCTTGCTGAACCAACCGTGAGGATGAGATTGATGGCAGTTCTGGTCGATGGCTGTCGAGCTCTGAGAGGTGGGGCAATGGCTGGAGCAATACATGAGCAGGCACACCATGGGGATCCTTTAGTGCAGGATTTCATGGGTCGTCTATTGCTGAGGGCATGCTCACCTCTGTTTGAGATGGTCCGGAGTTGGGTTTTGGAGGGTGAATTGGAGGACATGTTCTCTGAGTTCTTCATACAGAGCCAAGCGGTTAAGGCGGAGGCTTTATGGCAAGAAGGCTACCAAATTCAGGCAGCAATGCTgccttcttttatttctccttctttagCACAGAGGATCTTGAGGACAGGGAAGTCAATTAACTTCCTCAAAGTTTGCTGTGAAGACACTGGTTGGGCTGCTGCTGCCTCAGAAGCAGCAGCTCATGTTGGGAAAACAACTAGAAGGGGTGGGATTGTATATGGGGAGACAGATGCTTTAGAAGCACTTGTTGTTGAGGCAGCTAAACGGATTGATAGCCACTTGCTGAATGTGATTCATAAGCATTATCGGTTCAAAGATCATTGTCTTGCAATCAAAAGGTATTTACTTCTTGGCCAGGGTGACTTTGTGCAGTACttgatggatattgttggtccagaGCTCTCTGAGCCAGCCAACACTATAAGCTCATTCCAGTTGGCTGGTTTGCTAGAGACTGCAATCCGTGCATCCAATGCACAGTATGATGATCACGATATTTTAGACCGTCTGAAGGTAAAAATGATGGAGCATAGTGATGGTGATAGAGGATGGGATGTTTTCTCTTTGGAGTATGATGCAAGGGTGCCTCTAGACACAGTATTTACAGCAATTGTCATGAAGAAATacttgaaaattttcaattttttatggAAACTCAGAAGGGTTGAGCATGCATTGGTTGGGGTATGGAAGATGATGAAGCCAAATTCCATAATTTCTTGTATATTCACCAAAGAAGGTGCATCTGTCAAGACTCAGTTTGTCTCCATTCTTCGAAGATGCCAAGTACTATGGAATGAGATGAATCATTTTGTGACAAACTTTCAATACTATATCATGTTTGAGGTTCTAGAGGTTTCATGGGCACACTTTTCAGAAGAAATGGATGCTGCAAGAGATTTGGATGATCTTCTTGCTGCTCACGATAAGTATCTCAATTCAATTGTTGAGAAGTCTCTTTTGGGGGAACGATCGCTGGGCATTTTTAAGATCCTCTTTGATCTGTTTGATCTTATTTTGCGTTTTCGAAGACATGCAGAGAGGTGGTTTGAAAGTATATTTGAACTGCAACAAAG AGGGAGAGGCAAATCAAGGACAAAAAATAAGGAACATGGTTCTTGGCTTGATGGTGGTAGGAAAGCCATCATGCAACAAGCTGGACAATTTCTTAAGTTAATGAGTGAAGATCTGGACAAAATAGCTAAAGAATATTCAACGTCACTTGATGCTTTTATTTATCAGTTACCAATGCAACAACATGTTGATTTGAAGTTCCTTCTCTTTCGTTTAGACTTTACTGAATACTACACTCGGCTTTCACCTAGTAAGTAG